The sequence CGTATCCAAGAAGCTATAGAGGCTCACTACAGCGGCATACATTTTCATATGCAGGATGCAGAACAGTTTCCGGGTACAGGCGGAGCGATGAAAGGTGTCAAAGTCACACATGCTAAAGTATTGATACTCAATGGTGACATGCCGCTTGTCACGATGTCTGCACTGGAGTCATTGATGCAGGGAGACGCTGACATCAATATGTCTGTGATCAAACTGGACAACCCTACCGGTTATGGACGTGTGGTCATTAGCCAAGATAAGGTCGTTGAGATCGTGGAAGAGAAGGATTGCATTCCTGCACAAAAGGATATACAAACCGTCAATGCGGGTGTATACTGTGTTAAAAAAGAAGTACTGGAACGTTATATCCCTGAACTCAGTAACGACAATGCCCAAAAAGAGTACTATCTTACAGATATCATCAAAATGGCAGTAGATGAAGCGAAGATCATCCATCCTGTCATGGTAGAAGAAGAGGAGTTCAAAGGGGTGAACTCCAAACTCGATCTTGCACATGCAGAAGAGATCATGCAAAGAAGAATTAAAACAGAGTGGATGAAAGCCGGTGTCTCGATGCGTTTGCCAGAGACCATTTACATTGATTCTCGGGCCACTTTTGAGGGTGAATGTCTATTGGAAAATGGCGTAAGCATCCAGGGTGCTTCACATATCATCGCTTCACACATTAAAACGCATTCTGTCATAGAAGATGCACATATAGAAAATTCTGATGTAGGTCCTATGGGAAGAGTAAGACCAAACTCAAAACTCATCGGCACACATATCGGTAACTTTGTTGAAGTGAAGAAATCCTCACTGACAGGGGTCAAAGCCGGACACCTCTCTTACATAGGAGATGCAACCATAGATGAGGGTACGAACATCGGTGCAGGTGTCATTACCTGTAATTATGACGGAAAGAACAAGTACCCAACCAAAATCGGAAAAAATGTCTTTGTCGGTTCTGATACACAGCTTGTTGCACCTGTGAGCATAGATGATGATGTGATGATAGCCGCAGGAAGCACCATCAACAAAAACGTAGCGCAAGGTGAGCTTGCCATCTCAAGAGCACCTCTAAGAACGGTCAAAAACTTCTTTTATAAATTTTTCGGAGACAAATAAGATGCAAATTGATCTAACAGGCAAATCTGTACTCTTAGGTGTCACAGGCAGTATCTCAGCCTATAAAGCCTGTGATCTTGCACGTCTATTTGTCAAAGCAGGGGCAGAGGTACATGTGGTCATGAGTCCCTCTGCCGAACGTTTTGTGTCAGCATTGACTTTTGAGGCTCTCACACGTAATCCTGTTTTAACAGAACAGAGTGAGTCATGGGCCAGTGAGATGAATCATATTGAGCTGGGTAAAAAGTGTGATGTGTTTGTGATTGCTCCTGCCACTGCCAACACCATTAACAAAATCGCACAGGGTATTGCGGATAACATTTTGACCCAAACTGCATTGGCATTTAAAGATAAGATACTTATTGCTCCTGCAGCCAATACACAGATGCTTGCAAAAACTGCTACATGCAATGCCATGACATTTTTACAGGACAATGGCTATAGTATGATCAACCCGCAAGATAAACTCCTTGCCTGCGGAGATGTGGGGTCCGGTGCTCTGGCAGAACCTACTGAGATATTTTTTGAAGTTGCCAAAGCATTATGTAGTGATCCGTTCTGGAAAGACAGATCTGTCATTGTGACGGGTGGAGGCACACGTGAAAAACTGGATGAAGTACGCTATATATCGAACTTCTCATCCGGCAAAATGGCAAAGTCACTCTGTATTGCACTCTATCTGAGGGGTGCAAATGTCACCTATATCTCTACAATGGGGTTTGATGAGCTGCCCGCTGCCATGACAACCATTGAAGCTAACGATGCACAAGATATTCTAGAGGCCACACAGCAATCTATCCAAAAAGTAACCACAGACAGGCACAAAATGAAAACACCTTATATATTTATGGTAGCAGCGGTTGCGGACTTTACACCCAAAGCGCCGCAAAGCGGTAAACTGAAGAAATCCATGCTTGGTGATACATGGCATATAGAACTCAAGCAGACTACCGATGTACTGGCCTCTATCGATAAAAGCGCTATAAAAACAGTAGGCTTTAAAGCTGAAATGGATACACAAGAGGGATTGAACAATGCTGCCGCTCTTTTAGATAAAAAAGGTGTGGATGCAGTGTGTTATAACCTTTTAAAAGATGCCAAGAGTTTCGGTGGCAATGAAAATGAAATTACATTTATTACCAAGGACACACAAGTTTCTCTAGGACGTGCAGATAAGCTCACACTCTCCAATAAGATACTCGATGAAGCAAAAAAGCTGATCCATGAAGAAGCGTCCAATGTCTGAAAATTCAATCAAGCATCTTGCTATCATCATGGATGGTAACGGAAGATGGGCAAAAGAACGCGGTCTCAGTCGTACAAAAGGTCATGAGGCAGGTGCAGAAGTTATTCGTGATATTACCACCTACTGTGCTGAACATCCAACGATCAAAACCGCTACATTTTATGCATTTAGTACCGAAAACTGGAAACGGCCTAAACTTGAAGTAGAATTCCTTATGAAACTGCTTGACCGATACCTCCAAAAAGAACTGGAAACCTACCAATCACATAATATACGTTTCCAGGCTATCGGCAATATTGAAGCCTTTAGCAAGTCTCTGCAGGAACGTATCAGACAAACGGAAGAACTCACCAAAGACAATTCCAGCCTTACGCAGATACTGGCGTTAAACTATGGTGGACGTGCGGAAATAACCTCTGCAGTAAACAGACTTATAGCAGAGGGTAAGAGAAGTGTGACAGAGGAAGAGATCTCTTCTGCACTGCAAACGCCCTACAGCGATATAGATCTGCTTATCCGTACCAGCGGTGAAGAACGTATTTCCAACTTTCTGTTATGGCAGATCTCTTACAGTGAATTCTATTTCACTCCGACGCTCTGGCCAGATTTTTCAAGCGAAGAGTTGAAGGAGATCATCGAAAATTTTGAACAACGCAACAGACGTTTTGGAGGTATTAAATGATAGAAACAGTGACAGGCATCCTCGTTTTTATATTGGGTATTATGATAGGATCATTTTTGAATGTGGTCATTTACCGTATACCAAAAGGCGAAAGTATCGTCTTCCCTGCATCCAAATGCCAAAGCTGCCAAACTCCGCTTAAGTGGTATCATAATATCCCTCTTTTTTCATGGATGGCACTGGGCGGTCAATGCGGTTTTTGTAAAGAGAAGATATCTGTACAATACCCGGTCGTTGAACTCCTTACAGGGATCATCTTTCTTGTACTCTACTTCAAATTGGGGTTGGTCTGGTATCTGCCTTTCATGGCTGCTTCATTTGCTGCACTCCTTGCCCTTGTGATGATAGATTTCAAATATATGGCCGTCCCGGACAATGTGAACTTTGCTGCACTTATTTTTGCCCTTGTTCAACCTGAATTCCTGATGGCACTTCTCTACGCAAGTATCGCAGCGGGCGGCCTCTACCTGATAGGACTACTCTCATCACTGATCGCAAGAAAACAAGCGATGGGTGGGGCAGATGTCATAGTTGCGGGGACGATGGGTGCGTTGCTTGGGTTCCCGAACTTTTTTGTTGCACTCTTCCTCTCTGCCTTGTTAGCAATGATACCTGCACTCATCCGGAGAGACAAAGGTGTACCTTTCGTACCTTTCTTGGCTTTAGCCACATTTATTGTCTATCTCTATGATACACAAGCTACACAACTCTTGGAAACGATCATTTATGGTTAATGTAAAAGGCTATATATCATCAAACTTCACCAAGTCGTTTTTGACGATATTTCTGCCATTTTTCATTATTATATCTCTCGTATTTTTTGTAAAAATATCCTCACTTACTTCTAAAATACAGATCAGCTTTGCAGAATTGATCCTCCTGTACAGTTATTCTGTACCAGAGATCATTTTTTATACGATACCCCTCTCTTTTGTCGCTGCTTTGGCAAATGTACTGATCAACCTCTCTCAAGGCAATGAACTCATTGCACTCTATGCACTCGGACTGAAAGCAAAAAAGATACTCAACAGTCTGCTACTTCTCGGCCTTCTCTTTTCACTCCTATTGGCCAGTATCTCTTTTCTGGCTATGCCATTGAGTAAACAG is a genomic window of Sulfurovum sp. XGS-02 containing:
- the coaBC gene encoding bifunctional phosphopantothenoylcysteine decarboxylase/phosphopantothenate--cysteine ligase CoaBC; protein product: MQIDLTGKSVLLGVTGSISAYKACDLARLFVKAGAEVHVVMSPSAERFVSALTFEALTRNPVLTEQSESWASEMNHIELGKKCDVFVIAPATANTINKIAQGIADNILTQTALAFKDKILIAPAANTQMLAKTATCNAMTFLQDNGYSMINPQDKLLACGDVGSGALAEPTEIFFEVAKALCSDPFWKDRSVIVTGGGTREKLDEVRYISNFSSGKMAKSLCIALYLRGANVTYISTMGFDELPAAMTTIEANDAQDILEATQQSIQKVTTDRHKMKTPYIFMVAAVADFTPKAPQSGKLKKSMLGDTWHIELKQTTDVLASIDKSAIKTVGFKAEMDTQEGLNNAAALLDKKGVDAVCYNLLKDAKSFGGNENEITFITKDTQVSLGRADKLTLSNKILDEAKKLIHEEASNV
- the glmU gene encoding bifunctional UDP-N-acetylglucosamine diphosphorylase/glucosamine-1-phosphate N-acetyltransferase GlmU; its protein translation is MSISVVILAAGQGTRMKSTTPKVLHEISGKPMLFHAIDAAQKISDDITVVLYHQAARIQEAIEAHYSGIHFHMQDAEQFPGTGGAMKGVKVTHAKVLILNGDMPLVTMSALESLMQGDADINMSVIKLDNPTGYGRVVISQDKVVEIVEEKDCIPAQKDIQTVNAGVYCVKKEVLERYIPELSNDNAQKEYYLTDIIKMAVDEAKIIHPVMVEEEEFKGVNSKLDLAHAEEIMQRRIKTEWMKAGVSMRLPETIYIDSRATFEGECLLENGVSIQGASHIIASHIKTHSVIEDAHIENSDVGPMGRVRPNSKLIGTHIGNFVEVKKSSLTGVKAGHLSYIGDATIDEGTNIGAGVITCNYDGKNKYPTKIGKNVFVGSDTQLVAPVSIDDDVMIAAGSTINKNVAQGELAISRAPLRTVKNFFYKFFGDK
- a CDS encoding A24 family peptidase, with amino-acid sequence MIETVTGILVFILGIMIGSFLNVVIYRIPKGESIVFPASKCQSCQTPLKWYHNIPLFSWMALGGQCGFCKEKISVQYPVVELLTGIIFLVLYFKLGLVWYLPFMAASFAALLALVMIDFKYMAVPDNVNFAALIFALVQPEFLMALLYASIAAGGLYLIGLLSSLIARKQAMGGADVIVAGTMGALLGFPNFFVALFLSALLAMIPALIRRDKGVPFVPFLALATFIVYLYDTQATQLLETIIYG
- the uppS gene encoding polyprenyl diphosphate synthase, which codes for MSENSIKHLAIIMDGNGRWAKERGLSRTKGHEAGAEVIRDITTYCAEHPTIKTATFYAFSTENWKRPKLEVEFLMKLLDRYLQKELETYQSHNIRFQAIGNIEAFSKSLQERIRQTEELTKDNSSLTQILALNYGGRAEITSAVNRLIAEGKRSVTEEEISSALQTPYSDIDLLIRTSGEERISNFLLWQISYSEFYFTPTLWPDFSSEELKEIIENFEQRNRRFGGIK